The genomic segment TTCATTCTCTCTTTCTGTTGTCGAAGTTTTAAGACAACCAAATCAGGTCGACCTTCTATATCGAATTTATCTAGCTCTAGGCCAAATTCTTTCGTAGAGAAAAATTCCAAACGCCCCTTCACTTCCAGGGGAACATTGCTATCTGGAAGACCGATGAGCACCCGTAAGTTTTTGACAACCTGGGCCCGTAGTATTCTCGCATTTCTATATTCACGGTCGATCTGGATTCTCTCTAAGGTTAATCGGTCGTATTCCAAAAAGGAAATATCCCCTTTTTCTGCTCTTAGTTTTGTCAGGTCGAGAAGGTCTTGGTAATTTTCCAAAAATTCCTTCTGGTAATTGATTTGCTCGGTGACATACAAATAGGTCCAAAAATTTTGCCGAAGCCGCAAACGAAACAAGCGATCAAAGTCATTAAAATTAGCAATCGTTGCCATAAACTCTTGTTTTGCGACCTTTTCTCTTTGGGGGATTACGCCACTCAAATCGAATGGTTGGTTGTAAATCACAGATGTTTCTGGTAAGCCAGTTCCGCTAGTCGCTCGCGCACCTATAAACTGCTGTTGCATATTGACTATTGGATTGTAGTACAGACTCGCAGTGATAATATCACCTCTAGCAATCCCAATGTTTTGTTTTTCTCGCAAATAAAGGGGATTACTCGAAACAGCAAATGATTCCAAATCACCTATATTCCACTTTTCATTGAAATTTAAGGAAATAGTATCCTCACCCAAAAATAATGGATCTAAGTTCTTCTCCATAATATCTTTTGCTGACAAAGACATTACAGAAAGAACTAGAATAGAAAGTATTCGAAGCATTTTCATACCGTAACAAACTTCTTTATATAATCTTCAATGCCAAACTGAATCACCCGAAGAGCCTCTTCTTTACCATACACCTCCGTAATTTCTACAGTTCCAGACGTAGGAGAATTTGGATCGAGTTTATAGGTGAGGAAGTAGTGTTGTAGTTTTTTGATCATTGCCTCTGGGACATCGCCGATTTCCTTCATCAATCCGAACACTTCGTCACCTTTTAAAACTGCAATGATTTTGTCGTCAGCCTCACCCTTATCAATCATACGTAACCCACCAATAGGGATTACGGAAAGTATAGTGTTCCCATGATTGATAGGGCTTGCGCTAAGGACGCAAATATCAATAGGGTCTCCATCACCTTCTATATTCGGTCGGCCAACTACATCCGAACAATGTTTTCCAGATGCCTCACCAGAATAAGTACGAGGAATAAAACCGTACAGAGTCGGTGAACGGTTGCTATATTTTTGAGGTCGGTCCACACGGATAAAGCCAGATGCTTTGTCGATTTCATATTTAACAGGATCCTGTGGAGTGAGTTCGATAAATACATCGATTTCATCTGGTGCCTTTGGCCCCAATTCAATCCCGTGCCACGGATGTGCTACATAGTAATTTGGCTTCATGTTTTATTTCCTCTTAGACCCTTTTTTTAACGTTAACTTTGATTCTTTCAATTCCTCTTCTGCAGATTCTTCCTTTTCATGCTCTTGGAATCGTCTCATTTCTTGGAGGAAGTATTCATTCAATTTTTGTTCTCTTTCTGCCTGTCTTTGCTCTTGTTTATTGGCCAATTTTACCAAATACTCAAAAGCTATCGGTAGTAAGAAGCGAGAAAGAATCGTCGCAACAAGAACTCCTCCCATTACAACGGTCGCCAATGGTCTCTGCACTTCAGCACCTGCGGAAGAGGCAATCGCCATAGGCAAAAATCCAATGATGGCCACGAGTTCAGTAGTGGCCACAGCTCTCAAAGTGTATACAGCTGCCTCCACGACGGCTTTACTCGGGTCTTTGGTCACCTTTAATTGGTCTTTCAGAGCAGAAGCATAGACTACACCGTTTAACACAGAAATACCGGCCGCGGCAATGAATCCAACCCCTGCTGGAATAGAGAATGGCAATCCTCTGATGACAAGTGAAAGTATCCCACCCGAGAGAGAAAGAGGAACTAACATAAAAACGCCAAGT from the Leptospira ryugenii genome contains:
- a CDS encoding TolC family protein encodes the protein MSLSAKDIMEKNLDPLFLGEDTISLNFNEKWNIGDLESFAVSSNPLYLREKQNIGIARGDIITASLYYNPIVNMQQQFIGARATSGTGLPETSVIYNQPFDLSGVIPQREKVAKQEFMATIANFNDFDRLFRLRLRQNFWTYLYVTEQINYQKEFLENYQDLLDLTKLRAEKGDISFLEYDRLTLERIQIDREYRNARILRAQVVKNLRVLIGLPDSNVPLEVKGRLEFFSTKEFGLELDKFDIEGRPDLVVLKLRQQKERMNIELRKREIIPPLTLGVEYLNKGTEHVTGIYASTPLPLFDRRQGEILKSEESFKKLTFDVEAKRNEILNEISAAVKELQARESQLLEYKQFDLINKNREVQEKSRLAYIRGASNLVTFLEAEKNYLNVLRNYYEIIYLYYNALEAFRAAIGKMDTSDL
- a CDS encoding inorganic pyrophosphatase; translation: MKPNYYVAHPWHGIELGPKAPDEIDVFIELTPQDPVKYEIDKASGFIRVDRPQKYSNRSPTLYGFIPRTYSGEASGKHCSDVVGRPNIEGDGDPIDICVLSASPINHGNTILSVIPIGGLRMIDKGEADDKIIAVLKGDEVFGLMKEIGDVPEAMIKKLQHYFLTYKLDPNSPTSGTVEITEVYGKEEALRVIQFGIEDYIKKFVTV